The following proteins come from a genomic window of Leptospiraceae bacterium:
- a CDS encoding DUF4325 domain-containing protein — translation MYNTVEHSFSEYNIPSLLQFNLSSNKRELSFIIADAGIGIKKHLSKVHSLADDVEAIQKALKPKVSGTFYDSNPYKAKNNAGVGLFISSNIARKLYANMYIVSGNGLVHISPTDITQKRLESSWKGTFIYLTVNLGKGTILDLDQVMSELRIEANKEYESTEEKANEHYLLLTNYFGKMCEDKGAAISYRDNHLVSACKENKDIILDFVGVIQAPHSFLNALLSSVIDEYGLLSYKKIKIRNASTNIREALDFILDDHTR, via the coding sequence ATGTACAACACTGTAGAACATTCATTTAGCGAATATAATATTCCTTCTCTATTGCAATTTAATTTAAGCTCTAACAAAAGAGAACTGTCTTTTATTATTGCAGATGCAGGTATTGGAATCAAAAAGCATTTGAGTAAAGTTCACTCTCTTGCAGATGACGTGGAGGCAATTCAAAAAGCACTTAAACCAAAAGTTTCAGGTACGTTCTATGATTCTAATCCTTATAAGGCAAAGAACAATGCGGGAGTAGGTTTATTTATTTCGAGTAATATAGCAAGAAAGTTATATGCTAATATGTACATTGTTTCAGGAAATGGATTAGTTCATATTTCACCGACGGATATTACTCAAAAACGATTAGAAAGTTCATGGAAAGGTACTTTTATTTATTTAACGGTTAACTTAGGAAAAGGGACTATTCTCGATCTCGATCAAGTTATGAGCGAGCTAAGAATTGAGGCTAATAAAGAATACGAATCAACTGAAGAAAAAGCTAATGAGCATTATCTGCTACTAACAAATTATTTTGGGAAAATGTGCGAGGATAAGGGTGCCGCAATTTCTTATAGAGACAATCATCTTGTTTCAGCATGTAAAGAAAATAAAGACATCATTTTAGATTTTGTTGGAGTGATCCAAGCTCCGCATAGTTTTTTGAATGCCCTATTATCATCTGTGATTGATGAATACGGACTGTTATCATATAAGAAAATAAAAATTCGAAATGCTTCCACCAATATAAGGGAAGCACTTGATTTTATCTTAGATGATCATACTCGATAG
- a CDS encoding acyl-CoA dehydrogenase family protein, whose protein sequence is MITGNYFTNNDDLLLHFQSITDWKELVEAYEQGFVDAEEYKKTNNDKLAFAPSSVEEAIEYYKSTLDSAGDLIGKQIAPHMAEMDKIGLKYENGKVIFPKPMVDAMQAITDAGLLPYGIGRHYGGLGVPATVQAMAMEMVARADGALAIALGCYSLADTIEKYGSKEQIEKYVPLMAEGKYIGAMALTEPDYGSDLPNLQTKAVKDANGQWRLTGTKRFITHGCGFSDKQSIILTLARTGSPTGGARGLSFFIVKTEDVFIASIEKKMGLHCSPTCEVVYENSPAELIGVEGYGLVKYSMGMMNTARLSIAAQAMGIASAAYFEAKKYASERTQFGKLIQDIPAVRKMLTHMDRETAAMRCILLEASRSVDLYLWREAHLKHTGVEDKEIKKDETIRFWEKLANLFTPLSKYYTSEMANRIADNALQIHGGSGYTEDYDVSKIYRDARITNIYEGTTQLQIVACIGGVVAGMSSTGFLRAYLDKEISKFAPSERLVRVRKLFETVVEKFSAIKESAIRDSLAFEVVESAARCINGMLLERTASRLTDSQKSDRLTLAAEYHIDSIATIESNLIKIQERG, encoded by the coding sequence ATGATTACAGGAAATTATTTTACAAACAATGACGATTTATTACTCCATTTCCAAAGTATCACGGACTGGAAAGAATTAGTAGAAGCTTACGAGCAAGGTTTCGTTGATGCTGAAGAATACAAAAAGACAAACAACGACAAATTAGCATTTGCCCCATCTTCAGTGGAAGAAGCAATTGAATATTATAAATCAACCCTCGATTCAGCAGGAGATTTAATCGGAAAACAAATCGCTCCTCATATGGCAGAAATGGACAAAATAGGTTTAAAATACGAAAACGGAAAAGTTATATTTCCAAAACCAATGGTAGATGCAATGCAAGCAATAACGGACGCTGGACTGCTCCCTTATGGAATCGGTAGACATTATGGTGGACTGGGTGTGCCGGCTACCGTTCAAGCAATGGCAATGGAAATGGTTGCACGCGCAGACGGGGCACTTGCCATCGCACTCGGTTGTTATAGTCTTGCCGATACGATTGAAAAATACGGATCCAAAGAACAAATTGAAAAATACGTTCCTCTCATGGCAGAAGGAAAATACATCGGTGCAATGGCATTAACCGAACCTGATTACGGTTCTGACCTACCGAACTTACAAACCAAAGCAGTCAAAGATGCAAACGGACAATGGCGATTAACCGGAACAAAACGATTCATTACTCATGGTTGCGGTTTTTCGGACAAACAGTCTATTATCCTCACTTTAGCAAGAACTGGTAGTCCAACCGGCGGCGCAAGAGGACTTTCTTTTTTTATTGTAAAAACAGAAGATGTATTTATCGCCTCTATCGAAAAAAAAATGGGACTTCATTGCTCGCCTACATGTGAAGTAGTCTACGAAAACTCTCCTGCTGAATTAATCGGAGTGGAAGGATATGGACTCGTAAAATACTCTATGGGAATGATGAATACTGCAAGACTTTCCATTGCTGCTCAAGCTATGGGTATTGCGTCTGCCGCTTATTTTGAAGCCAAAAAATATGCTTCCGAAAGAACCCAATTTGGAAAACTCATCCAAGATATTCCAGCAGTAAGAAAAATGCTCACCCATATGGATAGAGAGACTGCAGCTATGCGTTGTATACTCTTAGAAGCATCTAGATCGGTAGATTTATATTTATGGCGTGAGGCGCATTTAAAACATACAGGAGTTGAAGACAAAGAAATCAAAAAAGACGAAACGATTCGTTTCTGGGAGAAGTTGGCTAATCTATTTACTCCTCTTTCCAAGTATTATACTTCCGAAATGGCAAATAGAATTGCGGATAACGCTCTTCAAATTCACGGAGGTTCTGGATATACAGAAGATTACGATGTTTCCAAAATCTATAGAGACGCTAGGATTACGAATATCTACGAAGGAACTACACAATTACAAATTGTAGCTTGTATTGGCGGTGTGGTAGCTGGTATGTCGTCTACCGGATTTTTGAGAGCCTACCTTGACAAAGAAATTTCTAAATTTGCTCCAAGTGAGCGTTTGGTTCGTGTTAGAAAATTATTTGAAACAGTGGTAGAGAAATTTAGTGCAATCAAAGAAAGTGCAATAAGAGATTCCCTTGCATTTGAAGTAGTAGAATCTGCCGCTAGATGTATCAATGGAATGCTTCTAGAAAGAACTGCGAGTCGTTTAACCGATTCTCAAAAATCCGACAGATTAACATTAGCCGCAGAATATCATATCGATAGTATTGCTACTATTGAATCTAACTTGATTAAAATTCAAGAACGAGGCTAA
- a CDS encoding sodium:solute symporter family protein, whose protein sequence is MENKKDQSPVKEFLHFRESLPTILMLTLLSLSAVYVYFWGEGTKVFWSGFMAILVFYGLTFFTGSYIARRHSNSEKGNDAILGGRNIPLWVSVFTMAATWLGGGYINGSAEATYKSGLVWLQAPWGYAASLVLGGIFFAKIMRKFKYRTMLDPLEQRFGKKMTAVLFLPALVGELFWTAAILSALGSTFGIVIGLDFEVSVILSAAVAIGYTALGGLWAVALTDVIQLSLLFLGLGIILPFIIDSSGGIVTTWTAYSAKWGASASFLPSTEALGTSYWLWWDYAFLLVLGGIPWHSYFQRVLAAKTDKAAVSFSILAGFICLFAAVPPIIIGMVGGVTDWTSFGGPPENSLNIMPYVMKYLTPTAIATIGLAAVATAVMSSVDSSILSASSMSVWNIYRPLIDPNIKGNRINQLVKLFVWVNGILATMIALKVQSIYTLWILCSDFVYCLLFPALVTALFDKKANFYGALAGFSIAFLLRFGGGEPSLGIPTILPYPILDSVSELAQDGTRIAVLFPFRTFAMFMGLISIILVSRMTQKISPPIELSLENSDELLEK, encoded by the coding sequence ATGGAAAACAAAAAAGACCAAAGTCCTGTAAAAGAATTTTTACATTTTAGAGAAAGCCTTCCTACTATTTTAATGCTGACTCTATTATCACTTTCAGCGGTATATGTATATTTCTGGGGGGAAGGCACCAAGGTATTTTGGAGTGGGTTTATGGCCATCCTAGTTTTTTACGGTTTAACGTTCTTTACCGGTAGTTATATCGCACGTCGTCATAGTAACAGTGAAAAAGGAAACGATGCAATATTAGGTGGTCGTAATATTCCTCTTTGGGTATCTGTTTTCACTATGGCGGCAACCTGGCTCGGTGGAGGTTACATCAATGGAAGTGCGGAAGCTACTTACAAAAGTGGCCTAGTTTGGCTGCAAGCTCCTTGGGGGTATGCGGCTAGTCTAGTGTTAGGCGGAATATTCTTTGCCAAAATCATGCGTAAATTCAAATACAGAACTATGCTCGATCCTCTAGAACAACGATTTGGAAAAAAAATGACTGCTGTTTTATTTCTGCCCGCACTTGTAGGAGAATTATTTTGGACTGCAGCTATTCTTTCAGCACTTGGCTCTACTTTTGGTATTGTAATCGGACTTGACTTTGAAGTATCCGTTATCCTCTCTGCGGCTGTGGCTATTGGGTATACTGCGCTCGGTGGATTATGGGCAGTTGCCTTAACAGATGTAATCCAACTATCTCTACTCTTTTTAGGCCTTGGTATAATTCTTCCTTTCATCATTGATTCGAGCGGTGGTATTGTTACTACTTGGACAGCTTACTCTGCTAAATGGGGGGCTTCTGCTTCCTTTCTCCCATCAACCGAAGCTCTCGGAACATCCTATTGGCTCTGGTGGGATTATGCTTTTTTGCTTGTTCTAGGTGGTATTCCTTGGCATAGTTATTTCCAAAGAGTACTTGCGGCTAAGACTGATAAGGCGGCTGTTAGCTTTTCGATTCTAGCTGGATTCATTTGCCTATTTGCGGCTGTTCCGCCTATCATTATAGGGATGGTTGGCGGGGTTACTGATTGGACTTCCTTCGGTGGTCCTCCGGAAAATTCTCTTAACATTATGCCATACGTAATGAAATACTTAACTCCGACTGCTATTGCTACTATCGGATTAGCTGCAGTAGCCACTGCTGTTATGTCATCGGTAGATTCCTCCATTTTATCTGCTTCTTCTATGTCTGTTTGGAATATCTATCGTCCTTTGATCGATCCAAATATAAAAGGAAATAGAATCAATCAATTAGTAAAATTATTTGTTTGGGTCAACGGAATATTAGCCACAATGATTGCATTGAAAGTCCAAAGTATTTATACTCTTTGGATTTTATGCAGTGACTTCGTATATTGTCTTTTGTTTCCTGCCCTTGTGACTGCATTATTTGATAAAAAGGCAAACTTCTACGGGGCATTAGCTGGATTTTCCATAGCATTTTTACTTCGATTTGGAGGTGGGGAGCCGTCACTCGGAATACCAACAATTTTGCCCTATCCGATATTAGATTCCGTCTCCGAACTGGCACAAGATGGAACTCGTATTGCAGTGCTTTTTCCTTTTAGAACTTTTGCTATGTTCATGGGGTTAATCAGTATTATCCTAGTTTCAAGAATGACCCAAAAAATATCTCCACCAATTGAATTGAGCTTAGAGAATTCAGACGAACTTTTAGAAAAGTAA
- a CDS encoding HIT domain-containing protein translates to MEDDEVEEIKPIRKNLFSIHKLGYARGERPQVECILCGVTEKNPDVPNLTIHESDHCIVSINLFPYNPGHIIIFPKRHTLVITDLTDAEVLDMHKMRVKAIQTISKAWRAQGFNIGYNLGKNSGGSIPHIHEHIVPRFINEVGFLDVLDNTRVVIYDPYQMLEEIKKLWKGESEIS, encoded by the coding sequence ATGGAAGATGACGAAGTCGAAGAAATAAAACCAATTCGTAAAAATTTATTTTCAATTCATAAACTTGGTTATGCGCGCGGAGAGAGACCACAGGTAGAGTGTATTTTATGCGGAGTAACGGAAAAAAATCCTGATGTCCCAAATCTTACAATTCACGAATCTGATCACTGTATAGTCTCTATCAATTTGTTTCCGTACAATCCGGGGCATATCATTATTTTCCCCAAACGCCATACTTTAGTAATAACTGATTTAACAGATGCAGAAGTTTTAGACATGCATAAAATGAGAGTAAAAGCAATCCAAACAATTTCCAAAGCATGGAGAGCACAAGGATTTAATATTGGTTACAACTTAGGAAAAAACAGTGGCGGGTCGATTCCTCACATCCACGAACATATTGTTCCCCGTTTTATCAATGAAGTCGGATTTTTAGATGTTTTAGACAATACACGAGTCGTTATTTATGACCCTTATCAAATGTTAGAAGAAATCAAAAAGTTGTGGAAAGGCGAAAGCGAAATCAGTTAA
- a CDS encoding transposase → MPEDKTKTKEEQKFTTKIEIAIFLIEEAIRRGIKFEFVVADAWYGSSPNFTDYLEAKGLKYIVSIKSNRNIFYKFPNDFKSSEHKISELLTLIEPDAFRPLDIKLSDGSNKKIYFVRMDLKVKGLSGKEE, encoded by the coding sequence ATACCCGAAGATAAAACTAAAACCAAAGAAGAACAAAAATTTACAACAAAGATAGAGATTGCGATTTTTCTAATAGAAGAAGCTATTCGACGAGGAATCAAATTTGAATTCGTTGTTGCAGATGCATGGTATGGTTCTAGCCCTAATTTTACTGACTATTTAGAGGCTAAAGGTTTGAAGTATATTGTATCAATTAAAAGTAATCGAAATATATTTTACAAATTTCCAAACGATTTTAAAAGCAGTGAGCACAAGATAAGTGAGTTACTTACACTCATAGAGCCTGACGCATTTCGCCCCCTTGATATTAAATTATCAGATGGTTCGAACAAGAAAATTTATTTTGTTAGGATGGATTTAAAAGTAAAAGGATTAAGTGGAAAAGAAGAGTGA
- a CDS encoding transposase encodes MGKERAKEYFEKTLKGFSSEIKRKNIERISETIIDQDYQNLHHFITTSPWDKKDMNEIRINFMREHSNSYPTKKAILVIDDSGVLKRGNSTEGVGHQYIGQVGKVANGNVFVTSHLVSEFKHMPLDIKRIYTRR; translated from the coding sequence ATGGGTAAGGAAAGAGCAAAAGAATATTTTGAGAAGACCTTAAAAGGTTTTAGTTCAGAGATAAAACGGAAAAATATTGAGCGGATTTCCGAAACGATAATAGATCAGGATTATCAAAATCTCCATCATTTCATTACAACTTCTCCTTGGGATAAGAAGGATATGAATGAGATACGTATTAACTTTATGCGAGAGCATAGTAACTCTTATCCGACAAAGAAAGCGATATTAGTCATTGATGATTCTGGTGTTCTTAAAAGAGGCAATTCGACAGAAGGCGTTGGGCATCAATATATTGGTCAAGTTGGAAAAGTGGCTAATGGCAACGTATTCGTAACCTCACATTTAGTGAGTGAGTTCAAGCATATGCCATTAGATATAAAAAGAATTTATACCCGAAGATAA
- a CDS encoding MFS transporter: MHQEIIKKQTIWRVRILTATWFSYAGFYFCRKNFAIAKSSIQESLAITSSDLAHIYTAYLIAYMLGQFVMSALGPRVATRILLLAGMGISIGCNIVFGFSYLLGPAGYWPFLLFMVINGFAQAAGWPGNVGVLSNWLEREERGRIMAVWATSYQLGSILAKVFAAFLLGYLGVIWSFWGASVVLFGVWILFYFLERDNPEDVGLDPIIEEVEVPVETDTHHESFLKGWNNNVLLSVFFMGCVYFVFKFLRYSLDSWAPMAIEKLFHQTKEHSGYISTLFDWVGFTGVVIAGWVSDKFYHGKRHQTIFIMTCGMFVAFCLIAFIGVSSVWAFAVCLAFCGFMLMGPDSLLAGVGAIDVGGRKMAIVAAGIINGLGSIGPIFQEEVIGWILDRYEFHYSFYMMIGICFLGILGSGYLSYRSRTGSSNL; encoded by the coding sequence ATGCACCAAGAAATAATAAAAAAACAAACAATATGGCGTGTGAGAATTTTGACAGCGACTTGGTTTTCATATGCAGGATTTTATTTTTGCAGAAAAAATTTTGCAATCGCAAAGTCTTCGATACAAGAGTCACTAGCCATCACTAGTTCTGATTTGGCACATATATACACTGCTTATTTAATTGCTTATATGTTGGGCCAGTTTGTAATGAGTGCCCTTGGGCCGAGAGTGGCTACTCGTATCTTACTTTTAGCTGGGATGGGTATTTCTATTGGATGTAATATTGTATTTGGGTTTTCTTATTTACTAGGACCGGCTGGTTATTGGCCGTTTCTTTTATTTATGGTGATCAATGGTTTTGCTCAAGCTGCGGGTTGGCCGGGGAATGTAGGTGTACTTAGTAATTGGTTAGAAAGAGAAGAACGTGGGCGGATAATGGCTGTTTGGGCTACTTCATACCAACTTGGTAGTATTCTGGCAAAAGTATTTGCCGCATTTTTGCTTGGTTACCTCGGAGTTATCTGGTCGTTTTGGGGAGCTTCTGTTGTACTATTTGGAGTATGGATTTTATTTTATTTCTTAGAGAGAGATAATCCAGAAGATGTAGGGCTTGATCCAATTATAGAGGAAGTAGAAGTTCCAGTGGAAACTGATACACACCATGAATCCTTTTTAAAGGGGTGGAATAACAATGTTCTCCTCTCTGTATTTTTTATGGGATGTGTTTACTTTGTATTCAAATTTTTACGTTATTCGCTAGATAGTTGGGCACCTATGGCTATCGAAAAATTATTTCACCAAACAAAAGAACATTCTGGTTATATTTCCACTCTATTCGATTGGGTTGGGTTTACTGGAGTAGTCATTGCTGGATGGGTTTCCGATAAATTCTATCATGGTAAACGACACCAAACAATTTTTATTATGACTTGCGGAATGTTTGTTGCATTTTGCCTCATCGCATTCATAGGAGTATCCTCTGTTTGGGCATTTGCAGTTTGTTTAGCATTTTGTGGGTTTATGCTGATGGGACCGGATTCACTTTTGGCGGGTGTAGGAGCAATAGATGTAGGTGGAAGAAAAATGGCAATAGTAGCGGCGGGAATTATCAATGGGTTAGGCTCTATTGGTCCTATATTTCAAGAAGAAGTAATCGGTTGGATATTGGATAGATATGAATTTCACTATTCTTTTTATATGATGATAGGTATTTGTTTTTTGGGGATTCTCGGAAGCGGTTATTTAAGTTACCGCTCGCGGACAGGAAGTTCTAATTTATAA
- a CDS encoding DMT family transporter — translation MNLIYVVIFAMILWGISWASAKMITNYTNFEVILFWRLLVTFLSLVPVLWITKDSFRITKKAIPYVVGGGLVMLFYNALFFLGLRNGLPGAGGVFVTTLNPIFNFFLVALLYKYSIQKIEYFGLALGLSGGLIILKIWNISIQELLDGGNVYFLVAAFTWAVLTIITAKSKSYISPVTYSLYLYGIATLVSFCIALPFEWLQPLQFDSVFWINLFYLATISTSFGTTIYFIASSKLGSAKASSFIFLVPASAVLSSWIIVGEKPELTTILGGLLAISAVYLLNRKK, via the coding sequence TTGAATTTAATCTATGTAGTTATTTTTGCGATGATTCTGTGGGGGATAAGTTGGGCATCTGCAAAGATGATTACCAATTATACAAATTTTGAAGTAATACTTTTTTGGAGACTATTAGTCACATTTTTATCTCTTGTCCCCGTACTTTGGATTACGAAAGATTCGTTTCGAATTACCAAAAAAGCAATTCCTTACGTTGTCGGTGGCGGTCTTGTTATGTTATTTTACAATGCACTTTTTTTTCTTGGACTTCGTAATGGTCTTCCGGGAGCAGGTGGCGTATTTGTTACTACTTTAAATCCGATATTTAATTTCTTTTTGGTTGCCCTACTTTATAAATATTCCATTCAAAAAATAGAATATTTCGGTCTCGCTCTTGGACTAAGCGGGGGACTAATTATTTTAAAAATCTGGAATATTTCTATACAGGAACTTCTAGATGGTGGTAACGTATACTTCTTAGTTGCCGCATTTACATGGGCTGTATTAACTATCATCACTGCAAAATCTAAAAGTTATATTTCACCCGTTACTTATAGTTTGTATCTTTATGGAATTGCGACTTTGGTTTCCTTCTGTATTGCCCTTCCTTTTGAATGGTTACAACCTCTTCAGTTTGATTCGGTTTTCTGGATTAATCTATTTTATCTGGCTACAATTTCTACTTCCTTTGGGACTACGATATATTTTATTGCTTCTTCCAAACTAGGATCTGCCAAAGCAAGTTCTTTCATTTTTTTAGTTCCAGCCAGTGCAGTTCTAAGTAGCTGGATTATAGTAGGTGAAAAACCAGAATTAACAACAATTCTAGGTGGGTTATTAGCTATATCCGCTGTGTATTTATTAAATCGAAAAAAATAA
- a CDS encoding sodium-dependent transporter: protein MSKSKEEWGSRIGIILVVASGAIGLGNFLRFPGQAAKFGGGAFMVPYIISFLILGIPVCLSEWIMGRMGGKHGHSSPNIFRNYLSGIPLQVTSAIALIIPIMIYTYYVFIEAWCLAYAVDFLTGSIDLHPSHTLAISSNEALIQNSSEHFNILTGSTANGASFESKIVYYVLACYVMNFILVYRGIAKGLEAFAKIAVPVLLVCAFIILVKVLSLDNISSGLGRMWNPDWSALLKGEVWIAAAGQIFFSLSVGFGIVLTLSSYLKDKDDVILSGLSAASLNEFVEVVFGGLITIPVGFLFLGASVVSFGTFGMGFVALPAIFSQMQGGQFFGAVWFFILFMAALTSSVTMIQPGITFLEEGFHLKRKQSTPILFIFTLTITLIIVYFNKNLAALDHTDFWIGTFLIYILATIQILIYGWKIGTKEARKDGLKGALISLPFGFDFIIKYITPAFLLVIFTAFVLSEDGLRNSFNRMSEAYMLTKVSATLSAEDAINQAQVARGVFIGITGIFLFFLFLVNLSLKNRVEENQ from the coding sequence ATGAGCAAAAGCAAAGAAGAATGGGGAAGTAGAATCGGAATTATTTTAGTGGTTGCCAGTGGCGCCATTGGGCTTGGGAATTTTTTACGGTTTCCAGGGCAAGCAGCTAAATTTGGTGGCGGAGCGTTTATGGTTCCTTATATCATTAGTTTTTTGATACTTGGGATTCCGGTATGCCTCTCAGAATGGATCATGGGAAGAATGGGTGGCAAACACGGACATAGTTCACCGAATATTTTTAGAAACTATTTATCAGGTATTCCGTTACAAGTGACTAGTGCGATTGCTCTCATTATTCCTATCATGATTTACACATACTACGTGTTTATCGAAGCATGGTGCCTTGCTTATGCTGTTGATTTTCTCACAGGATCTATTGATCTGCATCCATCTCATACACTCGCTATTTCGAGTAACGAAGCATTAATTCAAAACTCAAGTGAACATTTTAATATATTGACTGGTTCAACCGCAAACGGAGCTTCCTTCGAAAGTAAGATCGTTTACTATGTATTAGCCTGTTATGTAATGAATTTCATTTTAGTCTATCGTGGGATTGCAAAAGGACTAGAAGCATTTGCTAAAATTGCAGTTCCAGTGCTTCTTGTTTGTGCTTTTATTATCCTTGTAAAAGTATTGTCTTTAGATAATATTTCCTCCGGTCTTGGCAGGATGTGGAATCCAGATTGGTCTGCGCTTTTGAAAGGCGAAGTATGGATTGCCGCAGCCGGTCAAATTTTCTTTTCTCTTTCTGTAGGATTTGGAATCGTACTTACACTTTCAAGTTATCTGAAAGACAAAGATGATGTAATTTTATCCGGATTATCCGCGGCTTCTCTAAATGAATTTGTAGAAGTAGTATTTGGAGGACTTATCACAATCCCAGTTGGATTTTTATTCTTGGGTGCAAGTGTTGTTTCCTTTGGAACTTTTGGAATGGGATTCGTTGCATTACCCGCCATTTTTTCACAAATGCAAGGTGGGCAATTTTTTGGAGCAGTTTGGTTTTTTATATTATTTATGGCAGCCTTAACTTCGAGTGTAACTATGATTCAACCTGGAATCACTTTTTTGGAAGAAGGATTTCATTTAAAAAGAAAACAGTCTACCCCTATTCTATTTATATTTACTTTAACAATTACTCTCATCATTGTTTACTTTAATAAAAACCTAGCCGCACTCGATCATACTGATTTTTGGATTGGAACATTTTTAATTTATATTTTAGCCACAATTCAAATTTTAATTTATGGTTGGAAAATTGGAACTAAAGAAGCAAGAAAGGATGGCCTGAAAGGTGCCTTAATTTCACTTCCTTTTGGATTTGATTTTATTATCAAATACATCACACCTGCCTTTTTACTCGTAATATTTACAGCATTCGTTCTCAGCGAAGATGGTCTTAGAAATTCTTTTAATCGAATGAGTGAGGCTTATATGCTTACCAAAGTCTCTGCCACACTTTCAGCCGAGGACGCAATTAACCAAGCTCAGGTAGCACGAGGAGTTTTTATAGGTATAACAGGAATTTTCCTCTTTTTCTTATTTTTAGTAAATTTAAGTCTCAAAAATAGAGTAGAGGAAAATCAATGA